GTCTGATATTGCCGGAGACTTTAGCTCCTAAGTAGTCAAAGCTTggtcaaggagatcgagaaacTACCATTGGATTTAGGGTAATGCTGGCCCATTTGGACCTAGGCCAGCTTGCAGGTAACATAGTATTGCACGCACCAATCAAGATACAAGAGGTACTGGGAAGGGCCAACCTGAACCATAGGGACTTTACCcacaaggagcaagaaaacatgagactttagaagaggtTGCTAAGATGATCTAAGTAAAGATTCCCCTAATCTTAGACTAAACTTAGACTAAACTTAAGACTAAAttgcccaagtcttttcattacttaggataaaggtctcaagttttATTGCCCTCCCGCATGGACCCAAAAGAAGCACGCAGCGCATCGTCCATATGAACGTGGCTGTGCAAGTTGGACTGAGAACACCATACTCAAGGAGTCAGCAATCTGTGGAAAAAGACAAGTTAAGACGACAAGAGTACCAGTTACGCCATCGATGCCGACAAAGATAGATATATACTGGCTCATCCATTACCAAAATAGGAGGGTACAGCCATTTGAGTATGTGCGAGCGAGAATCCACAACAACATGGTAACAGCGACCAAAGCGATACACTATACCTTCTGCAGGAAGGCAAGTGTTGTGCCTAACTTCTGTGTGGTAGGGTTATGGGCAAAGCCCTACTATATTGAATGATCAGGCTTCAAACCAGAGTGTCTAAGTGGCCCCCGGTGTTCTTTGaaaggttgttgatgtgaTACTTTAGAACCTACCAGCAAGCAAACAGGATCAAAGGTGACCGCTCCTTCCTCTGCAGTGACGGGTCGTATAGGTTAGTGCGAGAGGTTCGGGAAGGCTTAAGTCTTCCGGAGTTCCACGAGAATCTAATAgaccaaaagaagaagaagaagaagaagaagaagaagaagaagaagaagaagaagaagaagaagaagaagaagaagaagaagaagaagaagaaaagacagCGCTGGGGAACAAAATCAGGACAGGTCAAGAATATGATAAATCAAAAGACTCTAGGTTCGATGACAAGCTGACCTTGCTTTTGGTCAATTGACTGTCACTTAATGCTGAGCTTTCTACAGAAGAGGCTTAACGGCGATATATATCAAAACAATTTTGACGATGGGTTTATTTTGAGGCCAAATTCTCGAGGAGGGAGACCTCTAATAATCACAGCCTCATAATCTTTCCCACATATGCCTTTCGACTGCTCCTTCTCTTCGAAAGTTTGTCCACTTCTTATGAGAAGACTTGGCCGTTCGCTGGGGGACTGGCCTCGACTTCCTTGGCAACTTTGACCTTTCACTCAGAAGTGCACTGTTTTCTATTTCGATGGGAGGCTGCGGGTGAGATCGTTCTCGTGGCCATTTCTTGGTGGCCCGACGTGGGTTGGCTATCACATACTCTTTGTTGAACTTATTGATGCGTTCTCTCTCGTGATCATCGTAGTTTCGAATCTCTTCCGTTCTCATACTAAGTTTTGTCATCCcatcgaagatcttgaaagaGTCTGTGGGTATTCCTTCGCAGAGGAAGCCCCTCCGAGCTCAGAGCATAGGCCCGGTTTCGTCGTTGAAGGTCAGTCCGTATTACACCGTCACCCCGATGCGTTGTTCAGGCTTTTAAGTGGCAATGCCCTGGGTGATTTGTTCTTTGGCGAGGGGAGAGTGTAAGCAAATGTCCCGGCTTCGATATACGTATCATTGATCTTCCTGTCAGGCATGACGGGATGCTTAGAAGTCTGATGCTGCGAGTTCCAGCCCTCGAACACAATACCGCTGTCTCTATTCCGATCTCTGGCCGTGACTGGAGTTCGTGGTGCTCATGCGTTTCCTGTTCGGAGGGTCATAGGGAAAGGTGCATTATAATGAGGTTACATCTCCAGGATGGCCCGAAAATAGCTAACTGAGAATGATAAGGTCTAAAACCTACGTTTTTTAGGATTTCTTTAGAGCCTCCTTAGGAGCGACAGACCATGAGACCTCCAAGTCTAAGGTTTAGTTAGTCAAAGCGATTGCCAGAAGGGGGGAGCTCGTCATTGCGCTGGCTCAACTATGGAAAATGGGGTGGGCAAAGGTCAATAGTACGGGAGGATATATGTCTCCCAATCCTGATATCCTTTCGCCGGCCTCAGAAAACCCCATCATAATATTCGCATACTGTTAGTAGGCTGTAATAGGGATTTCACTCATTAGCAGATTGTCACGATCTGAATTACATTTAAGGCGAGAGTACTTTACATCTCAAACTTTTCGAAGTTCAAAACCAACAGAGTCAGATTTTAAAAGGGCTATTGGCTATACTGCTTGCCTATATGGTTGCTTGCTGACTTGGAATGTTGTGATAATGATTGGGTTACCGCTGAAGTGTAATATCACCTGTACGGGTTGAAGTTAACTATAACTAAGCCCACATAACCAGCTGAACAAAAATACTCGATCAACGGGAACAATCACTTTATTTTTGGTTGTTTCGGTTTCAGTCCTGCTTCTCGATCCAGTATCATTCTGCGCAGCAATTGATCGTGTGATGCTGACATAGACATGGACTCTCTTTCTAAGAAACAGTCAGCTCTTGTTCCACAACTAAGGTTGAAGCCACTAACGAAAATAGAAGCTTTCAGTGCGTAAGCTCATGAAGGCTTTGATAAGAGACTCGTCAtcgttgagaagcttgcgtGTTGCAGCTACCCGGAAGTCGGCATAGAGCGGACTAGTTACGCGGAACAGGGCTGCATAGATAGACACGAGATAGTGATAAAAATGCGTCCCGACTTCGAGCTTGCACTCGGGAAACCCGCTGTAATCTTCAGGTACATGACAAGGAAATTCTTGGAAGGCCATATACGTGTGTACGAGTTTCCGATACATCAGGATAAGACACCACAGGCTGGCCCAGAGAGCAATTGAGTTGTCAGGCCCGATACCCGCAGTGCCAAAGACAATTttctcgagctcaagaagaacttcttTCTCTATTGGTTGGGAGGCCGCTTTTGAGATCTGGCCAAACTGTGTATGCAACGCACAAGATGGCGGAGTCATATTTCCTTCCCTTTCCATGCAAAGAATGAGGCCCAAGCGGATTTTTGTCAGACAATTGAGCCTGTGTACTTTACGGACAAATTCGTACTTGGTTTGTCGTGTAAGTAGGCTGAGCAAGGCATCAAAATGAGATTTTTGCTTACCATAGGCAGGGATGCTTCCGATTGACTGTATCTCAAAATGAATGAATCCACGGTTTGCTGGAAGCCTATACAGCGGGTATCCTGATGAGCGATAATTCTTTCGACCCAGTCAATCAGTTGACTGGGTAGAAGAAGCTGCGGCAAGGCATAGCGGGCACTTTCTTGGCAGTATGATTCGACTTGCTCCCCGACTTGATCCATCACGACCCAGCAACAGAACCatggtggtgttgtgttTCCATAATAATCCTGTACTTCAACTTCTATAACTGGGTTGTCAAGGTAGTCCATGGACAATGAGACTTTTCGATGTGGTCCAAGATGAGTTGTGCCTGTGATAAGCTCCTGGTTTAGCAACCTCGCAGTATAATCGATATAATGAAGATCTGAAACTATTAGCTGACCTGAATATACACCGGCCAGATACAGTCTTACCTCCTGAGCTGAATCTCATTTTCGTCAATTTCTCACGGATACACAACTGAGTTCCAAGAATACCAGCCGCTTTTTCACATGCTTGACATGGAGCTCCTACGCCACACTAAAAGGTCAACTTCTGTATGTACGTGCCCAGACATACGTGATGAGACATACAGATATTCTTCGAACTTTGCATCTGAAGCAAGCACCAGTTTTCCGGACTCGTGCAACTTCAAGCCTCCTTTTTTCATCAAAgtcctttctcttcttcttgataccatctGGTTTAGTGGGGTTAGAGGGGAAACATATGACGGAGTATTCAGGGACTGAGACAGTTGAACGAATTCCTTTACGCCTTGGCTGATTAAAGGATCGATTCTTCTTATAGCCGCCTTGTGTATCGTCTGGTATCTTCTTTTCGGAACATTGCTGTTCGCTAGTGGCAGCAGGGATAGGG
This genomic interval from Fusarium verticillioides 7600 chromosome 1, whole genome shotgun sequence contains the following:
- a CDS encoding hypothetical protein (At least one base has a quality score < 10), which produces MPTKIDIYWLIHYQNRRVQPFETYQQANRIKGDRSFLCSDGSYRLVREVREGLSLPEFHENLIDQKKKKKKKKKKKKKKKKKKKKKKKKKKKKKRQRWGTKSGQVKNMINQKTLGSMTS